The Mesorhizobium sp. B1-1-8 genome contains a region encoding:
- a CDS encoding aminotransferase class V-fold PLP-dependent enzyme, with product MAGFTHLFIPGPTNIPEQVRQAMNLPMEDMRAASFPDLTLPLFEDIRRVFKNETGRVFIYPSSGTGAWEAAMTNVLSPGDRVLMSRFGQFSHLWVDMAERLGFEVDVIDCEWGTGVPLDLYAEKLKADKAHRIKAVFCTQNETATGVTSDVAGCRAALDAADHPALLFVDGVSSIGSIDFRQEEWGVDCAVSGSQKGFMLPAGLGFLSVSKKALAASRVATHRRCFFSFEDMIRANDAGYFPYTPATQLLRGLRASLDLIVEEGLDAIFARHHRLAEGVRKAVDAWGLKLCARAPKWHSDTVSAILVPEGIDSGDVVKRAYGTYQTSLGGGLNKVFGKVFRIGHLGWLNEVMVLASLSAAEMALLDCGVRLAPGSGVGAAIQHFRASAQLPVAEAA from the coding sequence ATGGCTGGGTTCACCCATCTTTTCATCCCAGGCCCCACCAACATTCCCGAACAGGTTCGGCAAGCCATGAACCTGCCGATGGAGGACATGCGCGCCGCCTCCTTCCCCGATCTTACGCTGCCGCTGTTCGAGGACATCAGACGAGTATTCAAGAACGAGACCGGCCGCGTCTTCATCTATCCGTCCTCCGGTACCGGCGCCTGGGAAGCGGCGATGACCAATGTGCTCAGCCCCGGTGACCGGGTGCTGATGTCGCGCTTCGGCCAGTTCTCGCATCTGTGGGTCGACATGGCCGAGCGCCTCGGCTTCGAGGTCGACGTCATCGACTGCGAATGGGGAACCGGCGTGCCGCTCGACCTCTATGCCGAGAAACTGAAGGCCGACAAGGCGCACCGCATCAAGGCGGTGTTCTGCACCCAGAACGAGACCGCGACCGGCGTCACCAGCGACGTCGCCGGCTGCCGCGCCGCGCTCGACGCCGCCGACCACCCTGCCCTTCTCTTCGTCGACGGCGTCTCCTCGATCGGCTCGATCGACTTCCGCCAGGAGGAATGGGGCGTCGACTGCGCTGTCAGCGGTTCGCAGAAAGGCTTTATGCTGCCGGCCGGCCTCGGCTTCCTGTCGGTCAGCAAGAAAGCGCTCGCCGCGTCGCGGGTCGCCACCCACCGGCGCTGCTTCTTCTCCTTCGAGGACATGATCCGCGCCAACGATGCCGGCTATTTCCCTTACACGCCGGCGACGCAGCTTTTGCGCGGCCTGCGCGCCTCGCTTGACCTCATCGTCGAGGAAGGGCTGGACGCCATCTTCGCCCGCCACCATCGCCTGGCCGAAGGCGTGCGCAAGGCAGTCGACGCCTGGGGCCTGAAGCTTTGCGCCAGGGCGCCGAAATGGCATTCCGACACGGTCAGCGCCATCCTGGTGCCGGAGGGCATCGACAGCGGCGACGTGGTCAAGCGCGCCTACGGCACCTACCAGACCTCGCTCGGCGGCGGCCTCAACAAGGTGTTCGGCAAGGTCTTCCGCATCGGCCATCTCGGCTGGCTGAACGAGGTGATGGTGCTGGCCTCGCTATCGGCGGCGGAAATGGCGCTGCTCGACTGCGGCGTCCGTCTCGCGCCGGGCTCGGGCGTCGGCGCGGCCATCCAGCACTTCCGCGCCTCCGCGCAGCTGCCGGTCGCCGAAGCGGCATAA
- a CDS encoding LuxR C-terminal-related transcriptional regulator, giving the protein MRVVVAERNPLVISALREMLDCDGRFELLGALQSGKQFLEMAAETSFDVAVIGWKLADMDGADILAEVQNRKLDMRITVFSNDHDIGILKQCVRLGAQGYCFQFDDPAIIFETILAVAHGRICIPYIDINKVNDTPLSQLTVRERELLAVLSDGWTNLQIATRTGISENTVKYHLKNLYDKLDVRNRAMAVALYASEKRRSPKPPFG; this is encoded by the coding sequence ATTCGCGTTGTCGTCGCCGAGCGCAATCCGCTCGTCATCTCGGCGCTCCGCGAAATGCTGGACTGCGACGGGCGTTTCGAACTGCTGGGCGCCTTGCAAAGCGGCAAGCAATTCCTGGAAATGGCGGCAGAGACCAGCTTCGATGTCGCCGTCATCGGCTGGAAGCTCGCCGACATGGACGGCGCCGACATCCTGGCCGAGGTCCAGAACCGCAAGCTCGACATGCGCATCACGGTCTTTTCCAACGACCATGACATCGGCATTTTAAAGCAGTGCGTGCGCCTCGGGGCTCAGGGCTACTGCTTCCAGTTCGACGACCCGGCAATCATCTTCGAGACGATCCTGGCGGTGGCGCATGGCCGCATCTGCATCCCTTACATCGACATCAACAAGGTCAATGACACGCCGCTGTCGCAGCTTACCGTGCGCGAACGTGAATTGCTGGCGGTGCTTTCCGACGGCTGGACCAATCTCCAGATCGCGACGCGGACCGGGATATCCGAGAACACGGTGAAGTACCATCTCAAGAATCTCTACGACAAGCTCGACGTCCGCAACCGCGCCATGGCGGTGGCGCTCTATGCGAGCGAGAAGCGCCGCAGCCCCAAACCGCCTTTCGGGTAG
- the mgtE gene encoding magnesium transporter: MTGAGIADEHHADIYGEDGAVRSSFLARIGAAIADRDTLTLKREVDDLHQSELGDLIEALHPEQRRALVELLGADFDFSALTEVDEAIRMDIVDNLPNAQIAQAVQELDSDDAVYILEDLDQEDQDEILSQLPFTERIRLRRALDYPEETAGRRMQTEFVAVPPFWTIGQTIDYMREDKNLPERFSQIFVIDPSFKLLGAIDLDQILRTKRAVKVEEVMHETRHAIPATMDQEEAAREFEQYNLLSAAVVDENERLVGVLTIDDVVDVIQEEAEEDLLRMGGVGDEELSDTVFATSRSRVPWLLVNLLTAFLAASVIGLFDRTIEHIVALAVLMPIVAGMGGNAGSQTMTVTVRALATRDLDIYNASRIIRRELGVGFINGIVFAVLIGIVAATWFRDPNLGGIIAAAMIINMFAAALAGILIPLLLDRLKIDPAVASAVFVTTVTDVVGFFAFLGLATWWFSIR, encoded by the coding sequence ATGACCGGCGCCGGGATCGCCGACGAGCACCACGCCGACATCTATGGCGAGGACGGCGCCGTTCGATCGTCTTTCCTTGCCCGGATCGGCGCGGCGATCGCCGACCGCGACACGCTCACCTTAAAACGCGAAGTCGACGACCTGCACCAGTCGGAGCTCGGCGACCTCATCGAGGCGCTGCATCCCGAGCAGCGTCGCGCCCTGGTCGAGCTGCTCGGCGCCGATTTCGACTTTTCCGCGCTGACCGAGGTCGACGAAGCGATCCGCATGGATATCGTCGACAACCTGCCCAATGCGCAGATCGCGCAGGCGGTGCAGGAACTCGATTCCGACGACGCCGTCTACATTCTCGAGGATCTCGACCAGGAGGATCAGGACGAGATCCTGTCGCAGCTGCCGTTCACCGAACGCATCCGGCTCAGGCGCGCGCTCGACTATCCGGAAGAGACGGCCGGCCGGCGCATGCAGACGGAATTCGTCGCGGTGCCGCCGTTCTGGACGATCGGCCAGACCATCGACTACATGCGCGAAGACAAGAACCTTCCCGAGCGCTTCAGCCAGATCTTCGTCATCGATCCGAGCTTCAAGCTGCTAGGGGCCATCGACCTCGACCAGATCCTGCGCACCAAGCGGGCGGTAAAGGTCGAGGAGGTGATGCATGAGACGCGGCACGCCATCCCGGCCACCATGGACCAGGAAGAGGCGGCGCGGGAATTCGAGCAGTATAACCTGCTCTCCGCCGCCGTAGTCGACGAGAACGAGCGGCTGGTCGGCGTGCTCACCATCGACGATGTCGTCGACGTCATCCAGGAGGAGGCAGAGGAGGATCTGCTGCGCATGGGCGGCGTCGGCGACGAAGAACTATCGGACACGGTGTTTGCCACCTCGCGCTCGCGCGTGCCCTGGCTGCTGGTCAATCTCCTGACTGCCTTCCTCGCCGCATCGGTGATCGGCCTGTTCGACCGCACGATCGAGCACATCGTGGCGCTGGCGGTGCTGATGCCGATCGTCGCCGGCATGGGCGGCAATGCCGGCTCGCAGACCATGACGGTCACCGTGCGCGCCCTGGCGACGAGAGATCTCGATATCTACAACGCCTCGCGCATCATCCGTCGCGAGCTGGGCGTTGGCTTCATCAACGGCATCGTCTTCGCAGTGCTGATCGGCATCGTCGCGGCGACCTGGTTCCGCGATCCCAATCTAGGCGGGATCATCGCGGCGGCGATGATCATCAACATGTTCGCGGCCGCCTTGGCCGGCATCCTGATCCCGCTGCTGCTCGATCGTCTCAAGATCGATCCGGCGGTGGCCTCGGCGGTCTTCGTCACCACCGTCACCGACGTCGTCGGCTTCTTTGCCTTTCTTGGACTGGCGACGTGGTGGTTCAGCATTCGCTAA
- a CDS encoding MerR family transcriptional regulator, giving the protein MREYYTITELTREFDVSTRTLRFYEDEGLVQPIRRGRTRLFRPSDRHLIRQIMRGKRLGFSINEIREIIQMYKEPPGEVGQLKLMIRRIEEKREDLRQKRRDLEETLAELDQAEESCVERLAELGVNT; this is encoded by the coding sequence ATGCGGGAATATTACACGATCACCGAGCTGACGCGCGAATTCGACGTGTCGACGCGCACGCTTCGCTTCTACGAGGACGAAGGGCTGGTGCAGCCGATCAGGCGCGGCCGGACGCGGCTGTTCCGTCCGTCCGACCGGCATCTCATCCGCCAGATCATGCGGGGAAAAAGGCTCGGCTTCTCGATCAACGAGATCCGCGAGATCATTCAGATGTACAAGGAGCCGCCCGGCGAGGTCGGCCAGCTCAAGCTGATGATCAGGCGCATTGAGGAAAAGCGCGAGGATCTGAGGCAAAAGCGGCGCGATCTCGAAGAGACGCTTGCCGAACTGGATCAGGCCGAGGAGTCGTGCGTGGAGCGGCTGGCCGAGCTCGGCGTGAATACATAG
- a CDS encoding methyltransferase family protein: MTGTTKPKHGIIPWPPVIYVVAIVASIVLGMLYPLPWIGDIFGGLLFGVGWVALFGVAALWVTAIRTMIRARTTLDPNAEPDHLVTSGPFGITRNPMYLANTLLLIGVAFITGIAWFLLFAFIASFATQKMAIEKEEKMLAAKFGKKYRDYAKRVRRWI; the protein is encoded by the coding sequence ATGACCGGCACGACCAAGCCCAAGCATGGGATCATCCCCTGGCCGCCGGTGATCTACGTCGTGGCGATCGTCGCCAGCATCGTACTCGGCATGCTCTATCCGCTGCCGTGGATCGGCGACATTTTTGGCGGCCTTTTGTTCGGCGTCGGCTGGGTGGCCCTGTTCGGCGTCGCCGCGCTCTGGGTCACCGCGATCCGCACAATGATCCGCGCCAGGACGACGCTCGATCCCAACGCCGAGCCGGACCATCTGGTGACGTCGGGCCCGTTCGGCATCACCCGCAACCCGATGTATCTCGCCAATACGCTGCTTCTGATCGGCGTCGCCTTCATCACCGGTATCGCCTGGTTCCTGCTGTTCGCCTTCATCGCCAGCTTCGCGACGCAGAAGATGGCGATCGAGAAAGAAGAAAAGATGCTGGCGGCAAAGTTCGGCAAGAAATACCGTGACTACGCCAAGCGAGTGCGGCGGTGGATTTGA
- a CDS encoding heparan-alpha-glucosaminide N-acetyltransferase translates to MSMETTSEPAQDAPKQRRIIAIDILRGIALIAMASYHFTWDLENFGYTDPGLTAFGWWKIYARCIASTFLFLVGVSLFLAHGRQIRWPGFWTRFAMVAGAAIAISAVTWFVTPDGFIFFGILHEIALASLLGLAFLRLPALLTAIVAALVIAAPFYLRSEFFDHPWLWWVGLSATNPRSNDYVPLFPWFGAVLAGIAVAKFASASGLLARLGALTPGRWSRPLTFIGQHSLAFYLIHQPLLFGSVWLFSQVMPAAPQDKEAGFLPACQAQCEQQRDTNFCSSYCGCMLDTLKGEGSLDKLYGNDQTSIWKSHLEDLASTCTAATESKMEGGQQ, encoded by the coding sequence ATGAGCATGGAGACGACGAGCGAACCCGCTCAGGACGCACCGAAGCAGCGCCGCATCATCGCCATCGACATCCTGCGCGGCATCGCGCTGATCGCCATGGCGAGCTACCATTTCACCTGGGATCTCGAGAATTTCGGCTATACCGACCCCGGCCTGACCGCTTTCGGCTGGTGGAAAATCTACGCCCGCTGCATCGCCTCGACCTTCCTGTTCCTGGTCGGCGTCAGCCTGTTCCTTGCCCATGGCCGGCAGATCCGCTGGCCCGGCTTCTGGACGCGGTTTGCCATGGTCGCCGGGGCGGCGATCGCCATCTCGGCCGTCACCTGGTTTGTCACGCCGGACGGCTTCATCTTTTTCGGCATCCTGCATGAGATCGCGCTGGCGAGCCTGCTCGGCCTCGCTTTTCTCAGGCTGCCGGCGCTGCTGACGGCAATTGTTGCAGCGCTCGTCATCGCGGCGCCTTTCTATCTGCGATCGGAGTTCTTCGACCACCCGTGGCTGTGGTGGGTCGGCCTTTCGGCGACCAACCCGCGCTCCAACGACTATGTGCCGCTGTTCCCCTGGTTCGGCGCGGTGCTCGCCGGCATTGCCGTGGCAAAGTTCGCTTCCGCTTCCGGCCTGCTTGCCCGGCTGGGCGCCCTGACGCCCGGCCGCTGGTCGCGCCCGCTCACCTTCATCGGCCAGCACAGCCTCGCCTTCTACCTGATCCACCAGCCGCTGCTGTTCGGCTCGGTCTGGCTGTTTTCGCAGGTCATGCCGGCCGCCCCCCAGGACAAGGAAGCCGGCTTCCTGCCGGCCTGCCAGGCGCAATGCGAACAGCAGCGGGACACCAACTTCTGTTCCAGCTATTGTGGCTGCATGCTGGACACGCTGAAGGGCGAAGGATCGCTCGACAAACTCTACGGCAACGACCAGACCAGCATCTGGAAATCGCATCTTGAGGATCTCGCGAGCACCTGCACCGCCGCGACCGAAAGCAAGATGGAGGGAGGGCAGCAATGA
- a CDS encoding MFS transporter, whose translation MSTHVRHPIWLPALRPADARTFASLYAVESFARATISSVIPIQAYEILHNEQIVSILYTVVSLLGLSVTLFMPMLIRRFARRWVYTAGCLLLALGSVFFVTHTLAGQLAGMLCRVMGASALSITLNLYIMDHIRKTDFMQSESLRMAWSMFAWTGGPTLGIVLYTHFGIYAAQGAVVVFALALLALFWTYRLSDNPSIRPGKSRPANPLANIGRFIAQPRLRLAWLIAFGRSCFWTTFFVYGPLFMVITGEGKLAGGLLVSAGNALLFTAIFWGKAGKRFGGRRTMTFAYFAMAAMLFAAGGVGEAVPLLTAAFLLCGALFTIALDALGSTAFMRSVRSYEKAQMAAVYRTYLDFSELTPPLVYSVVLSFFGLGSVFVTLGLLAVACGFVTWRYLPRSL comes from the coding sequence ATGTCCACCCACGTGCGCCATCCGATCTGGCTTCCCGCCTTGCGGCCTGCCGACGCGCGCACCTTCGCCTCGCTCTATGCGGTCGAATCCTTCGCCCGCGCCACCATCTCCAGCGTCATTCCGATCCAGGCCTATGAGATCCTGCACAACGAGCAGATCGTCTCGATCCTCTACACCGTCGTCTCGCTGCTCGGGCTGTCGGTGACGCTGTTCATGCCGATGCTGATCCGCCGCTTTGCCCGGCGCTGGGTCTATACGGCCGGCTGCCTGCTGCTGGCGCTCGGCTCGGTCTTCTTCGTCACCCATACGCTAGCCGGGCAACTCGCCGGCATGCTGTGCCGGGTGATGGGCGCCAGCGCGCTCTCGATCACGCTCAACCTTTACATCATGGACCACATCCGCAAGACCGATTTCATGCAGTCGGAATCGCTGCGCATGGCGTGGTCGATGTTTGCCTGGACGGGCGGGCCGACGCTCGGCATTGTCCTCTACACGCATTTCGGCATCTACGCCGCGCAAGGTGCGGTCGTGGTCTTTGCCTTGGCGCTGCTTGCGCTGTTCTGGACCTACCGGCTGAGCGACAACCCGTCGATCCGTCCGGGCAAGAGCCGGCCCGCCAATCCGCTCGCCAATATCGGTCGCTTCATCGCGCAGCCGAGATTGCGGCTTGCCTGGCTGATCGCCTTCGGCCGCTCCTGCTTCTGGACGACGTTCTTCGTCTACGGTCCGCTGTTCATGGTGATCACCGGGGAAGGCAAGCTTGCCGGCGGGCTGCTGGTGTCGGCAGGCAACGCGCTTTTGTTCACCGCGATTTTTTGGGGCAAGGCCGGAAAGCGGTTCGGCGGGCGGCGGACCATGACCTTCGCCTATTTCGCCATGGCGGCGATGCTTTTCGCGGCAGGCGGCGTCGGCGAAGCCGTGCCGCTGCTCACCGCCGCCTTCCTGCTCTGCGGCGCGCTCTTCACTATCGCGCTCGACGCGCTGGGCTCGACCGCCTTCATGCGCTCCGTCAGGTCCTATGAAAAGGCGCAGATGGCGGCGGTCTACCGCACTTATCTCGATTTCTCCGAGTTGACGCCGCCGCTGGTCTATTCGGTGGTGCTGTCCTTCTTCGGCCTCGGATCGGTGTTCGTCACGCTCGGCCTGTTGGCCGTCGCATGCGGCTTCGTCACCTGGCGCTATTTGCCGAGGTCGCTTTGA
- a CDS encoding gamma-glutamylcyclotransferase — MQARTMSLTEELVARCFRQVEDSGPDPHAAHLDDADYDAMLDALEPELPATEPVWLFGYGSLIWKPEIEHVEERVAVARGWHRSFCMNMTRWRGTREQPGLMMALDRGGQCKGVAFRLGDGDRRRQLDRLLRREVTLKPTSYHPRLLRLASDSGPLRALAFVINRNGTTYAGPLDEGEVVERLATSCGHWGSGADYLYNTVKNLEERGIHDTHLWRLQQLVAVRIAAS; from the coding sequence ATGCAAGCAAGAACGATGTCGCTGACCGAGGAACTGGTCGCCCGCTGTTTTCGGCAGGTCGAGGACAGCGGACCGGACCCGCATGCCGCGCATCTGGACGATGCCGACTACGACGCGATGCTGGATGCGCTGGAGCCCGAACTTCCCGCCACAGAACCAGTCTGGCTGTTCGGCTACGGCTCGCTGATCTGGAAGCCAGAGATCGAGCATGTCGAGGAGCGGGTGGCGGTGGCGCGGGGCTGGCATCGCTCCTTCTGCATGAACATGACACGCTGGCGCGGCACCAGGGAGCAACCGGGCCTGATGATGGCGCTCGACCGGGGCGGCCAATGCAAGGGGGTCGCTTTCCGGCTGGGCGATGGCGACCGGCGCCGGCAACTCGACAGGCTTCTGAGGCGCGAAGTGACGTTGAAGCCGACGAGCTACCATCCCCGCCTGCTAAGGCTGGCAAGCGACAGCGGGCCGCTGCGGGCGCTGGCCTTCGTCATCAACCGCAACGGCACCACCTATGCCGGCCCTCTCGACGAAGGCGAGGTGGTGGAAAGGCTGGCAACCTCCTGCGGCCATTGGGGTTCGGGTGCCGACTATCTCTACAACACCGTGAAGAACCTCGAGGAACGCGGCATCCACGACACCCATCTGTGGCGGCTGCAGCAGCTCGTGGCCGTCAGGATCGCCGCCTCGTAG
- a CDS encoding CbtB domain-containing protein, whose product MATASVSLGASVSSQSRFIQLALAALLGVFVVGFVGFSHIDAVHNAAHDYRHSMAFPCH is encoded by the coding sequence ATGGCTACCGCTTCCGTTTCTCTCGGCGCCTCCGTCTCCTCGCAGTCGCGCTTCATACAGCTCGCTCTCGCGGCACTGCTCGGCGTCTTCGTCGTCGGCTTTGTCGGCTTCTCGCATATCGATGCGGTCCACAACGCTGCCCACGACTATCGCCATTCGATGGCGTTTCCCTGCCACTGA
- a CDS encoding CbtA family protein, protein MNLFRNVVFVAAIAGLVAGVVLACMQAYATVPLILKAEVYEKAGGGHHHDHAAAPAATGNAMSSAAPAENAMSSIAPAPAEAAAPAEDEGWTPADGFERFAFNVVANIVTGIGFALILVAVSEFAGGIGSWRQGVFWGLAGFAVFTLAPGLGLPPELPAMPVAELPPRQIWWVSTVAATAIGLGLIAFRKSLPLTILGVVLIVAPHIVGAPQPDSFETAIPEGLHRQFVVAVTLTDLVFWLVLGAVAGVVRSRFTGAGASLRDSFA, encoded by the coding sequence ATGAACCTGTTTCGCAACGTCGTGTTCGTCGCGGCGATCGCGGGGCTCGTGGCCGGCGTCGTTCTCGCCTGCATGCAGGCCTATGCGACAGTGCCGCTGATCCTCAAGGCGGAAGTCTATGAAAAAGCCGGCGGCGGCCATCATCACGACCACGCTGCCGCGCCTGCCGCAACCGGCAATGCCATGAGTTCAGCCGCGCCGGCGGAAAACGCCATGAGCTCTATCGCGCCGGCTCCGGCGGAAGCGGCTGCTCCGGCCGAAGACGAGGGCTGGACGCCCGCCGACGGCTTCGAGCGCTTCGCCTTCAACGTCGTCGCCAACATCGTCACCGGCATCGGTTTTGCGCTGATCCTCGTCGCGGTGTCGGAGTTTGCCGGCGGCATCGGCAGCTGGCGCCAGGGGGTGTTCTGGGGCCTTGCCGGTTTCGCCGTGTTCACGCTGGCCCCTGGTCTCGGCCTGCCTCCCGAGCTGCCGGCGATGCCGGTCGCCGAGTTGCCGCCGCGCCAGATCTGGTGGGTCTCGACGGTGGCGGCGACCGCGATCGGCCTCGGGCTGATCGCCTTCCGCAAATCGCTGCCGCTGACGATCCTTGGCGTCGTGCTGATTGTGGCGCCGCACATTGTCGGCGCGCCGCAGCCCGACAGCTTCGAGACGGCAATCCCGGAAGGGTTGCACCGTCAGTTTGTGGTGGCGGTGACGCTCACCGATCTGGTGTTCTGGCTGGTGCTGGGCGCTGTCGCCGGCGTGGTGCGCAGCCGCTTCACCGGCGCGGGGGCCAGCCTGCGCGACAGCTTTGCCTGA
- the cobU gene encoding bifunctional adenosylcobinamide kinase/adenosylcobinamide-phosphate guanylyltransferase yields MPDRATGQLTFIIGGARSGKSAHAETLVTARPPPWAYIATAQAYDDEMGERIALHRSRRGEGWVTVDAPLDLSGALEALPDNQPVLVDCLTLWLTNHMLAEHDIEAECGRLVDVLSRPCGPWFVVSNEVGLGIVPDNALARRFRDAAGRLNQQVAAIADTVLLMVAGLPLKVK; encoded by the coding sequence TTGCCTGATCGCGCCACGGGTCAGCTGACCTTCATCATCGGCGGTGCGCGCTCCGGCAAGAGCGCGCATGCCGAAACGCTGGTGACGGCGCGGCCACCGCCTTGGGCCTATATCGCCACCGCGCAAGCCTATGACGACGAGATGGGCGAGCGCATCGCACTGCATCGCTCGCGGCGCGGCGAAGGCTGGGTGACAGTGGACGCGCCGCTCGATCTGTCCGGCGCGCTCGAAGCCTTGCCCGACAACCAGCCGGTGCTGGTCGACTGCCTGACCTTGTGGCTGACCAACCACATGCTCGCAGAGCACGATATCGAGGCCGAATGCGGGCGGCTCGTCGACGTTCTGTCGCGGCCATGCGGACCGTGGTTCGTGGTGTCAAACGAAGTCGGGCTCGGCATCGTGCCGGACAATGCACTGGCGCGCCGGTTTCGTGATGCCGCCGGCCGGCTCAACCAGCAGGTTGCCGCGATTGCCGATACGGTGCTGCTGATGGTGGCAGGACTGCCGCTCAAGGTTAAGTGA
- the cobO gene encoding cob(I)yrinic acid a,c-diamide adenosyltransferase, whose protein sequence is MAGIEDKTTEDKEAERHRAKMARRKAVQDAEVAGKTIEKGLLIVNTGPGKGKTTAAFGLALRMLGYGKRVGVVQFIKGKWHTGEKDAFAAFGDRIVWHAMGEGFTWETQDLKRDIAAAEAAWAKALELMVDPSISLVVLDELNIALRYDYLDLEKVVVALKARREGLHVVVTGRNAKPALVEAADLVTEMGLTKHHFSAGVKAQQGIEF, encoded by the coding sequence ATGGCCGGGATCGAAGACAAGACCACTGAAGATAAGGAAGCCGAACGCCATCGCGCCAAGATGGCCAGGCGCAAGGCGGTGCAGGACGCCGAGGTGGCTGGCAAGACGATCGAGAAGGGCCTGCTGATCGTCAACACCGGACCCGGCAAGGGCAAGACCACCGCGGCCTTCGGGCTGGCGCTCAGGATGCTCGGCTACGGCAAACGCGTCGGCGTTGTCCAGTTCATCAAGGGCAAATGGCACACGGGCGAAAAGGACGCCTTCGCCGCTTTCGGCGATCGCATCGTCTGGCACGCCATGGGCGAGGGGTTCACCTGGGAGACGCAGGACCTGAAACGCGACATCGCCGCCGCCGAAGCCGCCTGGGCGAAGGCGCTGGAGCTGATGGTCGATCCGTCGATCAGCCTTGTGGTGCTCGATGAGCTTAACATTGCGCTGCGCTACGATTATCTCGATCTGGAGAAGGTAGTTGTGGCGCTCAAGGCGCGGCGGGAAGGCCTTCATGTCGTCGTCACCGGCCGCAACGCCAAGCCGGCGCTTGTCGAGGCGGCCGATCTGGTCACCGAGATGGGGCTGACCAAGCACCATTTTTCGGCGGGCGTGAAAGCCCAGCAGGGTATCGAATTCTAG
- the cbiB gene encoding adenosylcobinamide-phosphate synthase CbiB yields MSILIAFLSLAVERVLGYPDWLVGAIGHPVTWIGRLISFLDRRLNRATDSDELRRRRGVQALLVIVLVPAAIGLALHVLLWLIFPSGLLIAAILGSSLLSQKSLAEHVEAVADALETGGLTLGRIAVSRIVGRDPEKLDKAGVARAAIESLAENFSDGIVAPAIWTGIGGLAGGAAYKAVNTADSMIGHRTPQHEAFGWAAARFDDLVNVPASRLTGLLIVLAAFLVKGADPHKAWLAMRRDARKHRSPNAGWPEAAMAGALGLALAGPRSYRGVVVDDAFMGEGGRREAESTDVRQALKLYRVADWLLIGLFAILSAVAIYLGILITQ; encoded by the coding sequence ATGTCGATCCTGATCGCTTTCCTGTCGCTCGCCGTTGAACGCGTCCTTGGCTATCCGGACTGGCTGGTCGGCGCCATCGGCCATCCCGTCACCTGGATCGGCAGGCTGATATCCTTTCTCGATCGCAGGCTCAACCGCGCCACCGATTCCGACGAATTGCGTCGCCGCCGCGGCGTCCAGGCTTTGCTGGTCATCGTGCTGGTGCCTGCGGCCATTGGACTGGCACTGCATGTCCTGCTCTGGCTCATCTTCCCGTCCGGCCTGCTCATAGCGGCCATATTGGGCTCCTCGCTGCTGTCGCAAAAAAGTCTGGCCGAGCATGTCGAGGCGGTGGCCGATGCGCTGGAGACCGGGGGCCTGACGCTCGGCCGCATCGCCGTCTCGCGCATCGTCGGCCGCGACCCGGAAAAGCTCGACAAGGCCGGCGTCGCCCGCGCCGCGATCGAAAGCCTGGCCGAGAATTTCTCCGACGGCATCGTCGCACCGGCAATCTGGACCGGCATCGGCGGGTTGGCGGGGGGAGCGGCTTACAAGGCTGTCAACACCGCCGATTCGATGATCGGCCACCGTACCCCGCAACATGAAGCCTTCGGCTGGGCGGCGGCGCGCTTCGATGATCTGGTCAATGTGCCGGCATCGCGCCTGACCGGCCTGTTGATCGTGCTGGCGGCCTTCCTCGTCAAGGGCGCCGATCCTCACAAGGCCTGGCTGGCCATGCGGCGCGATGCCAGAAAACACCGTTCGCCCAATGCCGGCTGGCCGGAGGCGGCGATGGCCGGTGCGCTGGGTCTGGCGCTGGCGGGACCGCGCAGCTATCGCGGCGTGGTCGTCGACGATGCTTTCATGGGCGAAGGCGGCCGGCGCGAGGCCGAAAGCACCGACGTTCGCCAGGCGCTGAAGCTCTACCGGGTCGCCGACTGGCTGCTGATCGGCCTGTTCGCGATCCTTTCGGCGGTCGCGATTTATCTAGGTATTTTAATCACTCAGTGA